In Apodemus sylvaticus chromosome 8, mApoSyl1.1, whole genome shotgun sequence, one genomic interval encodes:
- the Nudt18 gene encoding 8-oxo-dGDP phosphatase NUDT18, translating into MATEGLAGALATVLGGKGLLVQSCDSEPAGKPLLPVRLRKNVCYVVLAVFLNEQDEVLMIQEAKRECRGTWYLPAGRMEPGETIVEAMQREVKEEAGLLCEPVTLLSVEERGASWIRFVFLARPTGGVLKTSKDADSESLQAGWYPRVSLPTPLRAHDVLHLVELGAKFCQQAMHPLILPQELPCNVVCQRLVTAFTTVESVWVLVGTVGTPHLPITACGFTPMEQRGGIKVAILRLLQECLTLHSLAVETKGLLGLQHLGRDHVDGVCLNVLVTVAFRNPGIQDEPPKIRGENYFWWKVLEEDLQKQLLYRLQESSVVPLSR; encoded by the exons ATGGCCACGGAGGGCCTGGCAGGGGCGCTTGCCACCGTGCTGGGGGGGAAGGGGTTGCTGGTGCAGAGCTGTGACTCGGAGCCGGCTGGCAAGCCGCTGTTGCCCGTGCGGCTGCGGAAGAATGTCTGCTACGTGGTGCTGGCCGTGTTCCTCAACGAGCAG GATGAGGTGTTGATGATTCAGGAGGCCAAGAGAGAATGCCGGGGGACATGGTACCTCCCTGCAGGAAGAATGGAACCGGGGGAGACCATCGTGGAGGCCATGCAGcgggaggtgaaggaggaggctGGGCTGCTCTGTGAGCCAGTGACACTGCTGTCTGTGGAGGAGAGGGGTGCCTCCTGGATCCGTTTTGTATTCCTTGCTCGACCAACAG GTGGAGTTCTCAAGACTTCCAAGGACGCTGATTCCGAGTCCCTACAGGCTGGCTGGTACCCACGGGTCTCCCTGCCTACACCACTTAGAGCCCATGATGTTCTGCACCTGGTTGAGCTAGGTGCCAAATTCTGCCAACAAGCCATGCACCCTCTCATTCTGCCTCAAGAGCTTCCCTGCAATGTGGTCTGCCAGCGCCTGGTGACCGCCTTTACAACAGTCGAGTCGGTGTGGGTGTTGGTGGGCACAGTGGGGACACCTCACTTGCCCATCACTGCCTGTGGCTTTACCCCTATGGAGCAAAGGGGTGGCATCAAGGTGGCTATCTTGAGGCTACTACAGGAGTGTCTGACTCTGCACAGTTTGGCAGTGGAGACCAAGGGGTTGCTTGGACTACAGCACCTAGGCAGAGACCACGTGGATGGTGTCTGCCTGAATGTGCTGGTGACAGTGGCTTTTCGGAACCCAGGAATCCAAGATGAGCCCCCAAAGATTCGGGGTGAAAACTATTTTTGGTGGAAGGTATTAGAGGAAGACTTACAAAAACAGCTTCTGTACAGACTCCAGGAATCTTCTGTGGTCCCCCTGAGCAGATAG
- the Fhip2b gene encoding FHF complex subunit HOOK interacting protein 2B isoform X2, with amino-acid sequence MRRSSRHPLYPPGMRQQVFQFFSKVLAQVQHPLLHYLSVHRPVQKLLRLGGSVSGSLTEKEEVQLTTVLCSKIQQDPELLAYILEGKKIIGKKKTARESTALPKDTAGHRDKDCPHSSAPSRDPGLDKEHCDVPALSIHLSAETEGPENGPGESNLITSLLGLCKSKKSRLALKAQENILLLVSVASPAAATYLTQSTSCCMAIAEHLCQLYRSMPACLDPADIATLEGISWRLPSAPSDETAFPGKEALAAFLGWFDYCDHLITEAHTVVADALAKAVAEKLFVETLQPQLLHVSEQSILTSTALLTALLRQLRSAALLQEAMTFLLGTDQQLAAVEDNPHTLSTHLIMHCDHLSDEISIATLRLFEELLQKPHERAIRSLVLQNLEGRLYVARGSPEPENYEDTLDLEEDPYFTDGFLDSGLQPSTRPPPAPAISSDGKTAVTEIVNSFLCLVPEEAKTSAFLEENGYDTYVHDAYGLFQECSSRVAHWGWPLGPAPLDSHEPERPFFEGRFLQVLFDRIARILDQPYSLNLQVTSVLSRLALFPHPHIHEYLLDPYISLAPGCRSLFSVLVRVIGDLMQRIQRVPQFSGKLLLVRKQLMGQIPGEHLDHQTLLQGVVVLEEFCKELAAIAFVKFPPHGPYLNFSPPPEGQV; translated from the exons ATGAGGAGAAGCAGCAGGCATCCTCTG TACCCCCCAGGCATGCGACAGCAGGTATTCCAGTTCTTCAGCAAGGTCCTGGCCCAGGTGCAGCACCCTCTGCTGCACTACCTGAGTGTGCACAGGCCTGTGCAG AAACTCCTCCGACTTGGAGGGTCAGTGTCTGGGTCcctcacagagaaggaagaagttcAGCTCACCACTGTCCTCTGCTCTAAGATACAGCAGGATCCAGAGCTGCTGGCCTATATTCTGGAA GGCAAAAAGATTATAGGTAAGAAGAAGACAGCCAGAGAGTCTACAGCTCTGCCTAAAGACACAGCTGGCCACAGGGACAAGGACTGTCCCCACAGCAGTGCTCCCAGCAGGGATCCTGGACTGGATAAGGAGCACTGTGATGTCCCAGCCTTGAGCATCCACCTGTCTGCTGAGACtgaggggccagaaaatgggCCTGGGGAGAGCAATCTTATCACCTCCCTGCTCGGGCTATGCAAGAGCAAG AAGAGTCGGCTGGccctgaaggcacaggagaacaTATTGCTGCTGGTAAGCGTGGCCTCACCAGCAGCTGCCACCTACCTGACCCAAAGTACCTCCTGTTGTATGGCGATAGCCGAGCACCTCTGCCAGCTCTACCGGTCCATGCCAGCCTGCCTTGACCCAGCAGACATTGCCACTCTTGAGGGCATCAGCTGGAG GTTACCCAGTGCCCCATCTGATGAGACCGCTTTCCCTGGCAAGGAGGCTCTGGCTGCCTTCTTGGGCTGGTTTGATTACTGCGACCACCTTatcacagaggcacacaca GTGGTTGCAGATGCCTTGGCAAAGGCTGTGGCTGAGAAGCTGTTTGTAGAGACCCTGCAGCCGCAGCTCCTGCATGT GTCTGAGCAGAGCATCCTGACCTCCACTGCCCTGCTGACAGCCTTGCTACGTCAGCTGCGCTCCGCTGCACTGCTGCAAGAGGCCATGACCTTCCTCCTGGGCACTGACCAGCAGCTTGCAGCCGTAGAGGACAATCCCCATACTCTGAGCACACACCTCATCATGCACTGTGACCATCTCTCTGACGAG ATCAGCATTGCCACGCTGAGGCTATTTGAGGAGCTGCTGCAGAAGCCCCATGAGCGAGCCATCCGCAGTCTGGTCCTGCAAAACCTTGAGGGCCGCCTGTATGTGGCCCGGGGCTCACCGGAGCCGGAGAACTATGAGGATACCCT GGATCTGGAGGAAGACCCCTACTTCACCGATGGCTTCCTTGACTCTGGCCTCCAGCCTTCCACAAGGCCTCCCCCAGCACCTGCCATCAGTTCGGATGGCAAAACAGCAGTGACAGAGATTGTTAACAG CTTCCTTTGCCTGGTCCCTGAGGAAGCCAAGACATCAGCCTTCCTGGAGGAGAATGGATATGACACATACGTGCACGATGCCTACGGCCTG ttccaggaaTGCAGCTCCCGTGTGGCCCACTGGGGTTGGCCTCTGGGCCCAGCACCCTTGGACTCTCATGAGCCTGAAAGGCCTTTCTTTGAGGGTCGCTTCCTCCAAGTGCTCTTTGATCGAATTGCCCGGATTTTGGATCAG CCGTACAGCCTGAACCTACAAGTGACCTCAGTCTTGTCCCGGCTcgccctgttcccccacccccatatccaTGAGTACCTCCTGGATCCCTACATCAGCCTGGCCCCTGGCTGCAGGAGCCTGTTCTCTGTGCTTGTCAGG GTGATCGGTGACTTAATGCAAAGAATTCAGAGGGTACCCCAGTTTTCCGGCAAACTGCTCCTGGTGCGCAAACAACTGATGGGCCAGATTCCCGGAGAGCA TCTGGACCATCAGACCCTACTCCAGGGTGTGGTAGTACTTGAGGAATTCTGCAAGGAGCTGGCTGCCATTGCGTTTGTCAAGTTTCCCCCACATGGTCCTTACCTGAACTTCTCTCCACCTCCAGAAGGGCAAGTCTGA
- the Fhip2b gene encoding FHF complex subunit HOOK interacting protein 2B isoform X1 → MLSRLGALLQEAVGAREPSIDLLQAFVEHWKGITHYYIESTDENTPAKKTDIPWRLKQMLDILVYEEKQQASSGEAGPCLEYLLQHKILETLCTLGKAEYPPGMRQQVFQFFSKVLAQVQHPLLHYLSVHRPVQKLLRLGGSVSGSLTEKEEVQLTTVLCSKIQQDPELLAYILEGKKIIGKKKTARESTALPKDTAGHRDKDCPHSSAPSRDPGLDKEHCDVPALSIHLSAETEGPENGPGESNLITSLLGLCKSKKSRLALKAQENILLLVSVASPAAATYLTQSTSCCMAIAEHLCQLYRSMPACLDPADIATLEGISWRLPSAPSDETAFPGKEALAAFLGWFDYCDHLITEAHTVVADALAKAVAEKLFVETLQPQLLHVSEQSILTSTALLTALLRQLRSAALLQEAMTFLLGTDQQLAAVEDNPHTLSTHLIMHCDHLSDEISIATLRLFEELLQKPHERAIRSLVLQNLEGRLYVARGSPEPENYEDTLDLEEDPYFTDGFLDSGLQPSTRPPPAPAISSDGKTAVTEIVNSFLCLVPEEAKTSAFLEENGYDTYVHDAYGLFQECSSRVAHWGWPLGPAPLDSHEPERPFFEGRFLQVLFDRIARILDQPYSLNLQVTSVLSRLALFPHPHIHEYLLDPYISLAPGCRSLFSVLVRVIGDLMQRIQRVPQFSGKLLLVRKQLMGQIPGEHLDHQTLLQGVVVLEEFCKELAAIAFVKFPPHGPYLNFSPPPEGQV, encoded by the exons ATGAAAACACCCCAGCCAAGAAAACAGATATCCCCTGGCGACTGAAGCAGATGTTGGACATCCTAGTGTATGAGGAGAAGCAGCAGGCATCCTCTGGTGAGGCTGGACCCTGTCTGGAATACTTGCTACAGCACAAGATCCTGGAGACCCTGTGCACTCTGGGCAAAGCAGAG TACCCCCCAGGCATGCGACAGCAGGTATTCCAGTTCTTCAGCAAGGTCCTGGCCCAGGTGCAGCACCCTCTGCTGCACTACCTGAGTGTGCACAGGCCTGTGCAG AAACTCCTCCGACTTGGAGGGTCAGTGTCTGGGTCcctcacagagaaggaagaagttcAGCTCACCACTGTCCTCTGCTCTAAGATACAGCAGGATCCAGAGCTGCTGGCCTATATTCTGGAA GGCAAAAAGATTATAGGTAAGAAGAAGACAGCCAGAGAGTCTACAGCTCTGCCTAAAGACACAGCTGGCCACAGGGACAAGGACTGTCCCCACAGCAGTGCTCCCAGCAGGGATCCTGGACTGGATAAGGAGCACTGTGATGTCCCAGCCTTGAGCATCCACCTGTCTGCTGAGACtgaggggccagaaaatgggCCTGGGGAGAGCAATCTTATCACCTCCCTGCTCGGGCTATGCAAGAGCAAG AAGAGTCGGCTGGccctgaaggcacaggagaacaTATTGCTGCTGGTAAGCGTGGCCTCACCAGCAGCTGCCACCTACCTGACCCAAAGTACCTCCTGTTGTATGGCGATAGCCGAGCACCTCTGCCAGCTCTACCGGTCCATGCCAGCCTGCCTTGACCCAGCAGACATTGCCACTCTTGAGGGCATCAGCTGGAG GTTACCCAGTGCCCCATCTGATGAGACCGCTTTCCCTGGCAAGGAGGCTCTGGCTGCCTTCTTGGGCTGGTTTGATTACTGCGACCACCTTatcacagaggcacacaca GTGGTTGCAGATGCCTTGGCAAAGGCTGTGGCTGAGAAGCTGTTTGTAGAGACCCTGCAGCCGCAGCTCCTGCATGT GTCTGAGCAGAGCATCCTGACCTCCACTGCCCTGCTGACAGCCTTGCTACGTCAGCTGCGCTCCGCTGCACTGCTGCAAGAGGCCATGACCTTCCTCCTGGGCACTGACCAGCAGCTTGCAGCCGTAGAGGACAATCCCCATACTCTGAGCACACACCTCATCATGCACTGTGACCATCTCTCTGACGAG ATCAGCATTGCCACGCTGAGGCTATTTGAGGAGCTGCTGCAGAAGCCCCATGAGCGAGCCATCCGCAGTCTGGTCCTGCAAAACCTTGAGGGCCGCCTGTATGTGGCCCGGGGCTCACCGGAGCCGGAGAACTATGAGGATACCCT GGATCTGGAGGAAGACCCCTACTTCACCGATGGCTTCCTTGACTCTGGCCTCCAGCCTTCCACAAGGCCTCCCCCAGCACCTGCCATCAGTTCGGATGGCAAAACAGCAGTGACAGAGATTGTTAACAG CTTCCTTTGCCTGGTCCCTGAGGAAGCCAAGACATCAGCCTTCCTGGAGGAGAATGGATATGACACATACGTGCACGATGCCTACGGCCTG ttccaggaaTGCAGCTCCCGTGTGGCCCACTGGGGTTGGCCTCTGGGCCCAGCACCCTTGGACTCTCATGAGCCTGAAAGGCCTTTCTTTGAGGGTCGCTTCCTCCAAGTGCTCTTTGATCGAATTGCCCGGATTTTGGATCAG CCGTACAGCCTGAACCTACAAGTGACCTCAGTCTTGTCCCGGCTcgccctgttcccccacccccatatccaTGAGTACCTCCTGGATCCCTACATCAGCCTGGCCCCTGGCTGCAGGAGCCTGTTCTCTGTGCTTGTCAGG GTGATCGGTGACTTAATGCAAAGAATTCAGAGGGTACCCCAGTTTTCCGGCAAACTGCTCCTGGTGCGCAAACAACTGATGGGCCAGATTCCCGGAGAGCA TCTGGACCATCAGACCCTACTCCAGGGTGTGGTAGTACTTGAGGAATTCTGCAAGGAGCTGGCTGCCATTGCGTTTGTCAAGTTTCCCCCACATGGTCCTTACCTGAACTTCTCTCCACCTCCAGAAGGGCAAGTCTGA